The window CAACAAGATTCACCGGCTTTGAACTGTCCATTGAAGAAATCAACGGCATTAACTCCCTTTCCTTTACATTGTGAGCATACAACAGCACCtgttttcattcaatttcacCAAACAATCATCCTTCACATCATATTCCCAATACCTAAATCCTTCACACCAAACTCATCAATCCACTCACCATTTCCATCGCAATCCCCACAAATCACACTATTAGGTTTGGTATTCCGATCATTCTTCGCAGCCTAATCGATTAGAATAACACacaaacattttcaatttcatttccatCCAAATTTAACATTCCAAGTTCATTATCCAcacatttcaaataaaaaagaaaaaaaaatcaaacaattgagATTAGAGAAGAAGCAGAACCTTGAGAATTAGATGAGGAAATCGAGCAGGAGAAGAATAATCATGGAAGCCGTTGTGAATTAGGTTGAGCTTTTGATTACTACAATCTCTAATAATTGCTGTGAAATTATTCGAGAGAAGATTGAGAAATTGGAAGTGAGAATTATACAATCTGAAAGAGGAGTTtgtgaaaatagaagaatgaaAAGGATTTTGAGTTACCAGATAGTGTAGTTGTGGAACTGAAGCAATTTGCGGAGGGTGAGAAAGACGAAGACGCCATTGAAAGTTCGAACGGTTGGCTGTGTAATGGATTATACTTCCAAAAATATCTgataatgaataatatttatatatatatatatatattctttttttttgtgtttattatattttagtaatgaatattataaatataaataaaagtaaaattatatatttcgAATCTTAtgatttcattcaaatatttataatttgtgtttatcATACGTCGATCTATTTCGGTCCATCACAAAcaaacttgatatttttgttatatttgaaaatgataatatcGCAATTGCTATCATATCTCGATAagcttttattaatttatgcTTCATATGGATGCTAGTTCTACGTACTTTGAGAATATTAATAGTATAGGTTTATGCATATCAGTTGAATTATGTTGAACAATTCGTTTaactattatttggttgatgatatatgttgtaattaattatttagctGAAGTCGGAGACTCAAACATCTAAATCTCTTagaccattttttaaagttgggtTGAGTTAAGTTTCGGGTGGTGTGTAATAAAAAGttagttttgttgtttgatgaaacaagaaaaatagttgATATAGTAAAAGCAATGTCACGTTGATGATAATAAGTTGAAACTTACACGGCCATAGtgactaaattaaaacaaacgaTGAATCATAAGAACTAAGATggaactaaaataataatgattctTAGGTATGATCAAAGTATGTGAGAGTGAGAACACAAGTTGATGAAAACCTTCTCAATgccttaaaattttaacaatatttggCCTAACAATAAAGTGgaaaatttcataaactatATACCCTTCTTAAAgtctatttatattataaaaaatatcatttaaagaaacatttttaaaaataataaattgaattaaaatgttaataaaacaTGGTTAATATAGGCTAGTTGAACTATCttctcttgaaaaaaattaaattttatttattttgcattttagtttttcttttcaaggtTTAGAACTTCATAAAtcatagaaaatgaaaagattttaACCTATGGTTTAAAGtgagaaaattagaaaagatttcaaatataattttaaaagaatgcGTTTGCCGGGAGTCGAACCCGGGTCTATTGCTTGGAAGGCAATTATCCTAACCGTTGGACTACAAACGCCACATGTTTTTTAAACGTTAATtactaatattaattttgaattatatgtacacattttaaataggtttttataagaattatatatatatatattcacacttaataggaaaattttactccataattttatcatgaaaagtaaatatttgaaaattttgttaggaagagcaaatattttttcaattttactctAAAATATCATGATCCAACACACTTGTTGTTGTGTTGTTtaacgaaaaaagaaaaaagaaaaaaagttgtaatCGACTGCTTCAATAGTATTTGTCATAAAAAGGaattacataaataattaaattggcACATAACCCATAATTGTTGtgaattattaaaagtatttcacatcaataaaaagtattttcagaataatattattcgaattttctgttttttattttttacctatATAACCAAACCATTTCAGTTATTAAAACTGctatttgatataataattgTTTGGTAGATTAATctgcattttaaaaataaataaatagccTGCCGtggtaaatttgtaaaaaacaaatattaaaaatatataataaagtttaaataagtacttctttccatttctaacatattataaattgttgtataaatataactttaagtaataaataataaatgtgagGAACTTGCACaataaactatatttaaaCCTTTAATAAGTAATACAATTAACCATTAGATTAGAATTAGGACGAAGTAATAAACgattaaatttaacaaaattgtttgattACCTCTACAAACAACTTATATTGCTATGAAATTGGAAATATCAAATCTATTTTGTTTGAGttaaaatagttacaaatagtgttaaatgttttaaatgattatgtattacaaataagaaattaaaatgattatttttacaaacaaaattagtaGTATTgacattaataattaaaaaaagcaaagtgactctttttttataaattcaaaagaataacttaaaattgacattaataatattataaatatagaatcaaaaatgatttttactAACCcacttttaatatattagataaataaatagatggataaaaataaaatgatacaAATACTTAGTAGTTAATCGAGtgatatattgttttttagcACTCTTTAAACCAAAGTTCAAGTTCGTAATTTTTATTGTCTTATAAAGATCcgataacaaaattttcaatacgTCGGTACTCAATCTACATGTTTCACATAAGTATTAAaatgtacaaatattatatgtgCCCTACGAACATGGAgtagtaaattaaaattgaggaTGAACAGTTCAAGAACATGTGGTGGTGcttcaaaatgtattttcaacCCCTTCATTATTCTTTGCTTATTTTTCACTAAAAGGACattataatttctaattaCTTAACCTTATAATTACACACCAACTCCCAACTTTAATAATGTTTAGGGGgaaaatatgtgaattttgagtttgattttaattctatcttttgtatttcattttttatatatcctTATGTTCTTATTATTGAGTATTTTGGTATTTGATgtttactttaattaattaattttgatgtgaatttttttaagatagcaaaaataattgaagttattttcacaaatagaaaaaaaaacttaaaaatttatgCGAAATAATTGagtagattttgttatatttggtaaataattttagctttttaccatcatttttaaattttattttaataatgatagaaaatttgtgaaactaattttatttaatgaaaaagcaACCTCCGAATTATAAATCTTCGAGTATAAGAATCCAACATAGACAAAACACCTAACACATTtatatatgacaaaattaaaagtaatcaCAAACATGAAaccttttgaaatttattaacactagagattaaaaaaaaagatttttttttacgaaaaattgataaaatatttacaatttataatacaaaatcactaaaagataaaatttattacattcgATTTTTCTACgaaggtaaatattttgtcaaatgttctatttttgacaatttttcttaaaaaaaacacgTTGAGAtacttgtaattttaaaagaaagaaaagcaaatgTCATATTAATCAAGTTAGATTTATCTTTTTCGTTTTAGAGAAATTCTtataaatagcaaaagaaaaaaaaagaaaaaaattgaaactatttacaaaatataacaaaatctcaaattttatccatgatagacattgataaatACAGATAggcttcttcaatttttatcaatgtcatataaaaacattgataaaattaagtattttgttatattttgtaaatagtttcgctattttgatatttttgaaaatgtccaACAAATGCTATTATTTAGcacaaatttcttcacaaTATTTTTAAGGAATTCCttcaatcatttaaaatttcgGTATATAAACATATGGCTGTCTTTGACTCTTGCATCAAGTCCACATTGGATTTCGTTGCGGGTCTTCAATGACATTTATCAAGCCACTTCTCTATTGAGATACTTTGAATTGACTCGTATAAAAGATTCATGCACGTTATAACAGTTATAGTATCAAACCTACTTTCTTTGGTACTTAAGTTAGTATAAGTAATGACTAATCCAACTATTAAGCACACAAGAAATAAGGTAGAATCTTTTCTATGAGAATTACCGACTCTACAATTTGAGATGGTTTAATGTACTTATTTATAAGTTTGGCCTCTAGTTATATATGAAGGATAGTGTAAAAGACGTTTATAGTACTCGAGGTTACAGAGTGTCAGTCCGAGTGCAATTCAACTATTTTCTGattgatatatattcaaaGGTTCGGTCCATCCAAACCCTCAATATcttaacatttctttttagaGACTTTTACTCTTCATACCTTTCCTCGGTATCCTTTGAATTTAGATCTATCCATGAAGGTATAAACTTTAAGCCTTACCTTGGACAACCGAtaactttttgttatattactaattaaacaatataataatcaCAACTCGTGactttgtttccttttcatagGCAAAGGTATGAAGCAAAGCCACCACTTCGGCCTTTGCTCATGGAAGCCAAATGATTACTTACAAAAGGTgaaaagtttttgtttcatttttaaaagcatatttttgtttgaaagtcTAAAAATATggaacttttttatttgttaaaaagaagtaaattgaatatttaaaaaaataactataatttagaataaattgttttttttctttttcttcttttacaaatacaagatgcaaaatataatttaaatccccaagagattttttttttttacattgcTAATAAACAtggtaattaattgaaaattcatcaatttaataattaattaggataGTTTTAGGAAATTGTATCATAACCATGTTTAGGAGTATTAAAACGTGTTttagtagaaattaaaatagttaacaATGTAGTCGTATGTGTTTTTATacttattaataatttaacttttttttatccatCTTGAGTATTTTTCTTGCGagtataaacattaaattattgttgttatgaatgattttgaaaaagaagaaaacatatacCGTTGATAaggacaaaagaaaattagatcgAAACAATACATAGTCATAAAGaaccaaaagagaaaaattgaatctttAGGCTCAACCTTTATCCAACATTCCTTTGTTCTCGGCCTTAGACTAAAACCAACGAGCCCAATTTTCTAACAGGCATGCCTCTAAGCCTAAAAATCCTACGTGAGATTCGATTAAGTAATCAGATAACCTTACTCCAAACAAGAATATGAGAATACTTATGTTAACCTCATTTATattctataaatatacaattataACCTTCTTTGTGTAATTAAACTCATACTCTTAAACTCCTTATATAACCTCACCGTTTTTTCACTCTTTAACTTAAAGTATCAGCTGAGTATGTGAGAAGTATTGATAGCACGTTAATTtgcatggttttttttttctacatgtCACATGTTTTTCGTCTCTTCAAAACAAATTCACACGTTTCTCAGCACAaccattcaaaaaaaaaaaaaacattttcccatttaaatctattaatatttgattaagGAGGCAAAATACATAATTCCCAATTAGTGTagtgatttttcaaaattaaactttccCCCCTATTATATgtgggtatatatataaataatgagaaaaaatgaaatgtatgGGACgcacatatataaataattagaaaataaaaaatatgaggTCCACTGTAGTCGTAGGGTTCACTTCATGGAAGtcacctatttttaaaaatagtcttGCAAtaacctatttttgaaatatctttcaaaaattacgttactttttataaaaaaatcctattattttaattaaattaatattttagttaaaattctataaaataaaatcaagagacattttaaaaaataacaaaatattgaagttatttataaaatataataaaattcatgaaaTTCTTTACGtgcatttaaaattttttttactatattttataaatagtttaattttttacgaCTCATAGCAACttctcaaattctaaatttgatttgatttttcaaaatatcgCAAAAAATCcatgctatattttatatatagttattaattttttaatattcataacACCACCTcgaattttaaactattttttcgaaacttttttacttttttaagaTACCAACAAATAATAGATTACAGAtacaaaatgtttaaaaatcaaatagttatcaaatccaattttcctaaaacaaaatatccccattcaatttgaaatacaaatataaaaataactatacatatatacatgtgactaaatatatttttaattattattattatcataattaaaatatcatctcAATTATTAGTTCCTCatgaaaagttaataaaaaaatatatttatatatgcattttttttatcctaatATGATGTGTTTTtagtcttaattatttttaaaaaaattatcattccatttaaattttttaaaaaattgttgttatttctcttttgttattaagtataattaaaaaaccTACGTACACCTCTTAAATGCTATTTATGTCTTTCTTcattacttttctttcaactAACATTCTTTTAATTCCTCAACTTCATTAAacactttaaatttgtatacgTATAcatataagttattttattttagttttattgtatcaatttcatttctaaattGTTGTGAATGTATCAATTTTGTTAGATCAATAACtctagtaaaattttaaatttatttattattgatggaaagagattaattaatttattttggttttcaataaagttagaattgattttttttttttataaataaatgtataaactcaatgaaatttaggaaaaggaaaacccAATTTAAAGATATGTAcgttgaaaataataataataaagaaaagaattaaagctATGTCCAACCCAAGAAGCGAAGTCCTTTGACTTCAACATCCCCATCATGTTCCCAATTTTCgtttatgaacatttttttttttaaaccataGTTTATGGAACAAGCAAATATCCCTTTAATTCAACTCTattcaagtttttattttttaaaatatgccAAATTGCTAAAATTACTCCCAAagttatatgaaaaataaatatttcttcttccctctaaATTTTAGATCTGATTTCTATTTGATCTCTACTTTTTAATGTGACAAGCAgcgtattaaaaaaaagatagttattaaatttaaaataattaagtatataataatattttaaaaaatgcaaatataataaaatttgtcaaattctatctaCGATAGAAATTTATCATCGATAGACCGATCTATTGCAAAATATTGGTATATTAGGgatatttttgctatatttataattttttttaaatgtgacttgatccttaattattattcttaaaatgactatcaattacaattaggttgcaaatttttttaaaattaggttataaaatttagtaactcagttttattgtttatttttaaaaaattaggttaTATAATTTAGTAACTCcgttttattctttattattatggaatgaatttgaatttagacttgtgtttgaattatttttaaagtgtttaaatttaaaattgtaaaaaatactTATGTGTttggtaattttaaaaaatgcattaaaaaaatttagattgaaAAGCAAtccattttaaataatatgtttgaaccaaattttgagaaaataagtttttaaacaAACTTATGTATACTTGAAcacctataaaaaaaaatctaaccaaatatgtgtttaaattttaatttattttaaataaactgtttgaaagaaaatgtattcttacaaaatattttttttttatagataatCCAAcgtttgtttaaatttaccgttttctaatgttttttattattatattttaaatgaaccTGAATGTAGACTTGGATTTTCATAAACTGAGAGGTTTCATGTATTTGAGGGCATAAACAAACCACATATTTAAATCATCCtaacatatttatatcatttacGTGAATATAACCTTTTGTTcactataaaaataaaaactataatcagagagatttttttttttttaaattaaaattatagtagcagttaaaattgaatattctTAATCCCACAGTAATAACAGTAGTTAGAtctacaatttaaaaacaaataagaaaatcacaacttaattaaattttgcaaTCTCAGTTATTTgttaatatagtttttaagttatctaaaaaaaataaaaatgtgttctttgttctttgttaatatagttttaatttgtttctaaaataaaaatttggttCCCAATTatctctattcttttttaaagggAAATTATCCAagtcttaaaaaaataattattatcattccatatatgaatatataatatacacaCATCCAAAGGACATacgtaaaattaatataataaaactaatttcagtattagtttttattttttttaaaaaaataaaaatccttgattatattacaaagatatttgaaaatatatttaattttaatggtataaaaaataaaaaagatatttgaaaataagaaagaaaataggtGGCGGATTATGATTGGAGGTTaagacaaaatatatttgtttgaatttgaaattcaaaattggcAGTCCCTCAATGATTCAAGAATTTGGACAGaagacaacaaaataagacaaattattttccatttttgaccccacaatttatttattatttcatttttttcaccaaaacccaataacaaaataaaacaaagaaaataaaataaaaactaataaaaccAGAATTGGatctataaaaattaatatttttttccacaattaatttgtgaattttatttattctcccaGATTTCTCTCCCTTTCCCTCTCTGtctctttcatcttcttcttcttcttcttcctgcCCTGATCCGTACTCAAATCAAGCTCAGTCCCTTTCTCTGAATCCGCCATTGTTGATTCTTCTATCACCTGCTGGGTCATCTCCATTTTCCCTCAAATGGGTAAAGGTGGTTCTCTCAGTGACAGTGTTCTGAAGAAGATCATTCTCTCTTACACCTATGTCGCCGTATGGATCTTTCTCAGCTTCACCGTTATCGTCTACAACAAGTTTATCCTCGACAAGAAGATGTACGATTGGCCTTTTCCGATTTCCCTAACCATGATCCATATGGGGTTTTGTGCTTCTCTCGCTTTTCTCCTCATTCGCGTCTTCAAGCTTGTCGAACCAGTTTCAATGTCCAGAGATCTCTATCTATCTTCTGTTGTCCCAATCGGAGCTCTCTATTCTCTCTCATTATGGCTTTCTAATTCCGCTTACATTTACCTCTCTGTCTCCTTCATTCAGATGCTCAAAGCTCTGATGCCGGTCGCTGTTTATTCGATCGGTGTTCTTCTTAAGAAAGAAGGTTTCAAGACGGAAACCATGGTGAATATGCTTTCGATTTCGTTTGGTGTTGGGATCGCTGCTTATGGTGAAGCCAAATTTGATGCCTGGGGTGTAGCTTTGCAACTTGGTGCCGTTGCATTCGAGGCGACTCGACTTGTTCTGATCCAGATTTTGCTTACATCTAAAGGAATTTCGTTGAATCCCATCACTTCTTTGTATTACGTTGCGccttgttgttttgttttcttattagTGCCGTGGATCTTCGTTGAGTTCCCAATTTTGAAGGCTACATctagttttcattttgattttgtgatttttggcACTAATTCCTTCTGCGCATTTGCCCTAAATCTTGCTGTGTTCTTACTCGTTGGAAAAACCTCTGCCCTAACGATGAATGTCGCCGGTGTGGTTAAGGACTGGCTCTTAATCGCTTTCTCATGGTCGGTGATTAAGGATACTGTGACCCCAATCAACTTGTTTGGCTATGGATTGGCTTTCATCGGAGTTGCATATTACAATCACTCGAAACTGCAGGCTCTGAAAGCGAAAGAGGCGCAAAAGAAAGCCGCTCAGGCCGATGAAGAGTCCGGAAAATTGCTGGAGGAAAGGGAGAATGATGGATTGGGGAAGAAGAACGAATCTGAAGATTGAAGGTCAAATCAGAAACGGACACAGATTATAGCAATAagttaagaagaaaaacaacaacaaagagATGAATCGATATGAACAATTGGGTCAGCAGAGGAATTTgggatttcttcttctccatcaGCTCAAATTCAGGTTGTTTTTTCTGAATTTCATCATCCTCCATTACTGTTAGTAATTTTATTAGGTGTTTGAGATTTACTTCTGTTGCTTGATTACAATGCTGACAGCCATTGATGGATCTTCTAATGTGTTTTTGTAGAACTAGAGAATCTCaaatgccatttttttttcttttctttttttgctttcttcacAGTATCATCATCTTCCCCTTTTTCCCAATTTCAGTTTTTCTTTAGAaacctttttttattcaatgaaTGTTCAGTTCAGTGGTTATTTATTCAGATTAGGAGTTGTATTTCGttgttcttttgttaatgTCTTATGATACTTTGGATTATATTATTTGGGTTAATGGATATTGTGGTGTGATATGATAGCAATAAAGTTATGTGTACTCTAATAGTTCTGATTAACACCATTGCTGATCTGATTATTGATTGCCTAACAAGTCTACAATTGGatcttcttttgtttatgaCACTTTTCATTCTATTCATAGATGTGATCTCCCACTCATGAatgagaataattttgaaaaattatgccaaaagttatttattttaaaaatacaagttGAAGTTAGGAAATTTAAACATGGAACCTCCATTCTTAGTACTTAGTACTTAGTTGAGCTAAGCTTTTAGTCCCGAAAGAAACCTttattataaaactattttcaaatataataaaatatctatcTATGAAGCATGATAGATCAAATGTCATATACAATCATTGCCTAATTTTAACAACAATAGGTTTGATGCATTTATAAAAAGCCAACAATAACAAGGTTGAGTAGTTTGTGAGAAACCAAATTTGCTATACGacaatcaaaccaaatttacaaAGTTGAGTTTGTTGTTAAATGTTGGATTcataacttttaaactttgtgtaatatttttcttgtaaatGAGTAAAAGACCCCTAACCTAATCTTATTAACTCGTGACACAAACCATGCTAAGTTTATATAGTTCTATCTACCCATAGTTGTTAAATGTTGGCCaaggtttttaaatttatagggAAATGCCTAAAAACTCAAGCTATCCCATTCacaatgtttaaaaaatgccTTAAGTGCTATAATCATATTGGacaaactttattttgttattttctaaaagCATGTAAATTGGAATATTCTTTATTGCTAAAACcttattaaatacatatatataaaataaattgccatttttcctttttctttcccttcttgCTTGTACATTATTCTTTTGATTCAAAAGTTATTCTCCTCTTCCTTGCCCTTCTCGTGACATCGGTAACtctaaaatggttaaaatcacttttgattaaaagcatttttctttataatatgAACTTAATTAAGTATAGTATGTTGGTATATTTTTGCTAACACGCTAATCAAGGCTTAATAGGTAAGGAGGACCAATtgattttttgtaaaaaaaatttaattgttggatttaaaatcaaaattaaagttaaattaatcTTCTAAGAgagattgttttaaataacaaaattatcaaaaatgttgataaatatggtaatttttttttaatccgtGATAGATCCCAATAAACTTCATCATGTTCTAAACCGTTCCtttaagagaaattgtttCATACGTCTATATGATTCTATCATTGTTTagtacaaataaaaagtaaaattttactatatttataaataagtttaactcattttgttattattgaaaaaattaattttctaggAGTCATATGCACGtacattcatttttatcaaatattaaaccaaattaagaattaattaatgttgatATCTTTAAACGAAGAAATATCGTAATTAGTTATACAATCGTTGCGATTATCTTTGTGCggtaaaaaatatgttaaaaaaaagtaaaaatgtttGTCATGCAACAAACTTTGGTTAAAAAATTAGTAGTTGTCAAAGATAGatatagttttagaaaataggTAAGTAGTctttaatctaaaatatagaTCTTATGTACAGTTTATTTCTTTGtagtttataattaaaaaatatatgtgtacATAAGTCGAATTGGGTCGAGTTGGAGGCAAGTTATGGACCAACCTAAAGTGTTTGACAAAAATCGAACCTATCGATTCAATCTGCAAGGGTAACCCAATCTACAATTGATGAGTTAGATCATCAAATTGAGAGAGAGTTGAAGATGGGGTTGCCAACACCACTCCCTAATTTGTAATAGAATGAGATTGAAATGAACATAATCTAAAACTTAGGgttttgaacaaaattataagataaaaCTCATTTCGAGAGTTTTCCTtccaaacatttattttttttttcattttttcaatattttcataaatgtcaGTCTGTCATCAATTAGTCACGacttataatttttgtttatccAACGGTGTGATTTCTATCCACGTCATCTGCGCGCGGTGAGTAGCCTTTTTGCCGGTATGTTGCTGGTTAGCGGGAAGAACACGTCGTCACTTTCCATTTTCGTTCTTCTTTTCAGGTAAATCAACGATCTGGAGCTCTCGATTTCGAGGAATTCCAACGTTCTTTTCTTGTAGTAAAACTATACGCCATACTTCGGAtcgaagaaggagaagaaattgCGATTCGATGATGAAAAGAGGACTTTCAACTTCATCAATTTCTTCCCTACTGTCGCTGAGGTTCACTCGTC of the Cucumis sativus cultivar 9930 chromosome 3, Cucumber_9930_V3, whole genome shotgun sequence genome contains:
- the LOC101218754 gene encoding uncharacterized protein LOC101218754 isoform X1, with the translated sequence MASSSFSPSANCFSSTTTLSAIIRDCSNQKLNLIHNGFHDYSSPARFPHLILKAAKNDRNTKPNSVICGDCDGNGAVVCSQCKGKGVNAVDFFNGQFKAGESCWLCGTFNADNVSFMYILSMYSISARSSGMFNTFSLPLVVALVFASEQPLSSSLIAVAAAAVDMSFLKKRRSSITSHSFNSFSSTSVE
- the LOC101218754 gene encoding protein BUNDLE SHEATH DEFECTIVE 2, chloroplastic isoform X2, producing the protein MASSSFSPSANCFSSTTTLSAIIRDCSNQKLNLIHNGFHDYSSPARFPHLILKAAKNDRNTKPNSVICGDCDGNGAVVCSQCKGKGVNAVDFFNGQFKAGESCWLCGGRKEMLCGNCNGAGFIGGFLSTYDQ
- the LOC101206432 gene encoding probable sugar phosphate/phosphate translocator At5g25400, whose amino-acid sequence is MGKGGSLSDSVLKKIILSYTYVAVWIFLSFTVIVYNKFILDKKMYDWPFPISLTMIHMGFCASLAFLLIRVFKLVEPVSMSRDLYLSSVVPIGALYSLSLWLSNSAYIYLSVSFIQMLKALMPVAVYSIGVLLKKEGFKTETMVNMLSISFGVGIAAYGEAKFDAWGVALQLGAVAFEATRLVLIQILLTSKGISLNPITSLYYVAPCCFVFLLVPWIFVEFPILKATSSFHFDFVIFGTNSFCAFALNLAVFLLVGKTSALTMNVAGVVKDWLLIAFSWSVIKDTVTPINLFGYGLAFIGVAYYNHSKLQALKAKEAQKKAAQADEESGKLLEERENDGLGKKNESED